In Hasllibacter sp. MH4015, the following proteins share a genomic window:
- a CDS encoding ABC transporter permease, whose protein sequence is MSDSDTGNAAQAGGPEDERIKEIGGLRQWLIRPELGGIVGTIAVFVFFGILAGDSGMFNAQGIMNWSLISAQFMIIAVGACMLMVAGEFDLSVGSMIGFAGISIAMFGVVWGLPMWLAILVTFAICIAIGAINGFIVVRTGLPSFIVTLAFLFILRGFTIFIPQTVENRTIIGGIEEAAEGDWLAALFASDIMGWLFVWLADIGLVDTFQRGTREGQPVVDGIPMLIVWAIVLVIVGHTILTRTRFGNWIFAAGGDAQAARYVGVPVDRVKITMFMTTAFCATVFACCQVFEFGSAAADRGILKEFEAIIAVVIGGALLTGGYGSVMGAALGALIFGVVQQGLFFADVESSLFRVFLGVILLLAVILNTYIRRIITGER, encoded by the coding sequence ATGAGCGACAGTGACACGGGGAATGCGGCCCAAGCGGGCGGGCCGGAGGATGAACGCATCAAGGAGATCGGAGGCCTGCGCCAATGGCTGATCCGGCCGGAGTTGGGCGGGATCGTCGGCACCATTGCGGTCTTCGTCTTCTTCGGCATCCTGGCGGGCGACAGCGGCATGTTCAACGCGCAGGGCATCATGAACTGGTCCCTGATCTCGGCCCAGTTCATGATTATCGCGGTGGGGGCCTGCATGCTGATGGTGGCGGGCGAATTCGACCTCTCGGTCGGTTCCATGATCGGGTTCGCGGGCATTTCCATTGCCATGTTCGGCGTGGTCTGGGGCCTGCCGATGTGGCTTGCCATCCTTGTCACCTTCGCGATCTGCATCGCGATCGGCGCGATCAACGGCTTCATCGTGGTGCGCACGGGCCTGCCCAGTTTCATCGTGACGCTGGCCTTCCTGTTCATCTTGCGCGGCTTCACCATCTTCATCCCCCAGACGGTCGAGAACCGGACTATCATCGGCGGGATCGAGGAGGCGGCGGAGGGCGATTGGCTGGCCGCCCTCTTCGCCTCCGACATCATGGGGTGGCTGTTCGTGTGGCTGGCCGATATCGGACTTGTGGACACGTTCCAGCGCGGCACGCGGGAAGGGCAGCCGGTGGTCGACGGCATCCCGATGCTGATCGTCTGGGCGATCGTGCTGGTCATTGTCGGCCATACGATCCTGACCCGCACGCGGTTCGGCAACTGGATCTTCGCAGCGGGCGGTGACGCGCAGGCCGCGCGTTATGTGGGGGTGCCGGTGGATCGGGTGAAGATCACAATGTTCATGACCACGGCGTTCTGTGCGACGGTCTTTGCCTGTTGCCAAGTCTTCGAATTCGGCTCTGCCGCCGCGGATCGGGGGATCCTGAAGGAGTTCGAGGCGATCATCGCGGTGGTGATCGGTGGCGCGCTTCTGACGGGGGGCTACGGCTCCGTCATGGGGGCGGCGTTGGGGGCGCTTATTTTCGGGGTCGTCCAGCAGGGCTTGTTCTTCGCGGATGTGGAATCGAGCCTGTTCCGCGTGTTCCTTGGCGTGATCCTGCTGCTGGCGGTGATCCTGAACACCTATATCCGCCGCATCATCACGGGGGAGCGTTGA
- a CDS encoding ATP-binding cassette domain-containing protein, whose protein sequence is MADPIVHMENITKHFGPVIALNGVSFDVKAGECHCLLGDNGAGKSTFIKTMSGVHKPTSGTIMFEGREMNFNSPRDAMEAGIATVYQDLAMIPLMSVTRNFWMGREPKKGFFIDFDKANSTTMAEMKKMGINLRSPDQAVGTLSGGERQTVAIARAVYFGAKVLILDEPTSALGVRQTSNVLATVDRVRKSGIGVVFITHNVRHAMAVGDRFTVLNRGKTLGTAARGEITPEELQDLMAGGQEMAELEGSLGGTV, encoded by the coding sequence ATGGCCGATCCGATTGTCCATATGGAGAATATCACCAAGCATTTCGGCCCGGTGATCGCGCTGAACGGCGTGTCGTTCGATGTGAAGGCGGGGGAGTGCCATTGCCTTCTGGGCGATAACGGCGCCGGGAAATCGACCTTCATCAAGACCATGTCGGGGGTGCACAAGCCCACCTCCGGCACGATCATGTTCGAGGGGCGGGAGATGAATTTCAACTCCCCCCGCGACGCGATGGAGGCGGGGATCGCGACGGTTTACCAAGACCTTGCCATGATCCCGCTGATGTCGGTGACGCGGAACTTCTGGATGGGGCGAGAGCCGAAGAAGGGGTTCTTCATCGACTTCGACAAGGCCAATTCCACGACCATGGCCGAGATGAAGAAGATGGGGATCAACTTGCGCTCCCCCGATCAGGCGGTGGGTACGCTGTCGGGGGGCGAGCGGCAGACGGTGGCCATTGCGCGGGCGGTCTATTTCGGGGCGAAGGTCCTGATCCTCGATGAGCCGACCAGCGCCCTGGGTGTGCGCCAGACCTCCAACGTGTTGGCCACGGTGGACCGGGTGCGCAAATCGGGCATCGGGGTGGTGTTCATCACCCACAACGTGCGCCATGCCATGGCGGTGGGCGACAGATTCACGGTGCTCAACCGCGGCAAGACGCTGGGCACCGCGGCGCGCGGCGAGATCACGCCGGAGGAGTTGCAGGACCTGATGGCCGGGGGGCAGGAGATGGCGGAGCTTGAAGGCTCCCTCGGCGGGACGGTCTGA
- a CDS encoding phytanoyl-CoA dioxygenase family protein — MAMAGGWFGQDLDVAAFRTLIGQSLDPASVPMAARIEGNVPVYDVSAGAADGGILNTYDKWALMREWMWVLRSGPGALKIENAYRDTGVIDAATEVFERIIAEEAEAGAGGGDHFAKAGTNARIWNALEKLCRADPEIFARYHGCAAIDAVSEAWVGPWYQMTAQVNVVRPGGRAQEAHRDYHLGFMDPVHAGEFPPHIHELSPMLTLQGGVAHCDVPLEAGPTKLLPFSQGFGPGYMAFHRPDFAEMFEAAHVQLPLSKGDLIFFNPAMFHAAGENRTGDVQRMVNLFQVSSCMGRAMEAVDRDAMCRLLYPVVQRMLVDLQFGPGEMEAAINAAAEGYAFPTHLDTDPPIGGRAPESMLFLFRRALEQAMSAEQFGAELDRLKERRAG, encoded by the coding sequence ATGGCGATGGCCGGGGGCTGGTTCGGGCAAGACCTGGATGTGGCGGCGTTCCGCACGCTGATCGGCCAGAGCCTCGACCCCGCAAGCGTGCCGATGGCCGCCCGGATCGAGGGGAATGTGCCGGTCTATGATGTCAGCGCGGGGGCCGCCGATGGCGGTATCCTGAACACCTATGACAAATGGGCGTTGATGCGGGAATGGATGTGGGTCCTGCGCTCGGGGCCGGGGGCGCTGAAGATCGAGAATGCCTATCGCGACACCGGCGTGATCGACGCGGCGACGGAGGTGTTCGAGCGGATCATCGCAGAGGAGGCCGAGGCGGGCGCGGGCGGCGGCGATCATTTCGCCAAGGCAGGCACGAATGCCCGGATCTGGAACGCGCTGGAAAAGCTGTGCCGGGCCGATCCCGAAATCTTCGCCCGCTACCACGGCTGCGCCGCGATTGATGCGGTGTCGGAGGCGTGGGTCGGCCCATGGTACCAGATGACGGCGCAGGTCAATGTGGTGCGCCCCGGCGGCCGCGCGCAGGAGGCGCATCGGGATTATCATCTGGGGTTTATGGATCCCGTCCATGCCGGGGAATTTCCGCCCCATATCCACGAATTGTCCCCCATGCTGACCTTGCAGGGCGGCGTGGCCCATTGCGACGTGCCACTGGAGGCGGGGCCCACGAAGCTGCTGCCGTTTTCGCAAGGCTTCGGACCGGGCTACATGGCGTTCCACCGGCCCGACTTCGCGGAGATGTTCGAAGCGGCCCATGTGCAGCTTCCCCTGTCCAAGGGCGATCTGATCTTCTTCAACCCCGCCATGTTCCATGCCGCGGGCGAAAACCGGACGGGCGACGTGCAGCGGATGGTGAACCTGTTCCAGGTATCGTCGTGCATGGGCCGCGCGATGGAGGCGGTGGACCGGGACGCGATGTGCCGGTTGCTGTACCCGGTCGTGCAGCGGATGCTGGTGGACCTGCAATTCGGGCCGGGAGAGATGGAAGCCGCGATCAACGCGGCGGCGGAGGGCTATGCCTTTCCGACGCATCTGGATACCGATCCGCCCATTGGCGGGCGCGCCCCGGAAAGCATGTTGTTCCTGTTCCGCCGCGCGTTGGAACAGGCCATGTCGGCGGAGCAATTCGGGGCAGAGCTGGACAGGTTGAAGGAAAGGCGGGCGGGATGA
- the iolB gene encoding 5-deoxy-glucuronate isomerase produces MTLLVKPSGTSGRVHAITPETAGWGFVGFDLWHLAPGEVADGGVAGREVILVLVEGRAVVDGLGEMGERMSVWEKTPPACAYMPGAWRVEAVTDCVLAVCSAPGSGDRPAQELGPEGIEMVDRGEGTNLRHIHNIAMEDRDVADSLLVTEVFTPAGHWSSYAPHRHDEDDFPNITYLEETYYHRLNPAKGFGVQRVFTEDGSLDETMAVSDGDVVLVPRGHHPCGTPYGVEMYYLNVMAGPLRKWRFAAHPDFAHLM; encoded by the coding sequence ATGACGTTGCTGGTGAAACCGAGTGGCACGTCCGGCCGCGTCCACGCGATCACGCCCGAGACGGCCGGCTGGGGATTTGTGGGCTTCGACCTTTGGCATCTGGCACCGGGGGAGGTGGCGGATGGCGGCGTGGCGGGGCGCGAGGTGATCCTTGTGCTGGTCGAGGGCCGCGCGGTTGTCGATGGTCTGGGCGAGATGGGGGAGCGGATGAGCGTCTGGGAGAAGACGCCGCCCGCCTGCGCGTATATGCCGGGGGCCTGGCGGGTGGAGGCGGTGACGGATTGCGTGCTGGCCGTGTGTTCCGCGCCCGGCTCCGGCGATCGGCCCGCACAGGAATTGGGGCCGGAGGGGATCGAGATGGTGGACCGGGGCGAGGGGACGAACCTGCGCCACATCCACAACATCGCCATGGAGGATCGGGATGTGGCCGACAGCCTGCTGGTGACGGAGGTGTTCACGCCCGCCGGTCACTGGAGCAGCTACGCGCCGCATCGCCATGACGAGGATGATTTTCCGAACATCACCTATCTGGAAGAGACCTATTATCACCGGCTGAACCCGGCCAAGGGGTTCGGCGTGCAGAGAGTCTTTACCGAGGACGGATCGCTGGACGAAACCATGGCGGTGTCCGATGGCGACGTGGTGCTGGTGCCGCGCGGGCATCATCCCTGCGGCACGCCCTACGGGGTGGAGATGTATTATCTCAACGTCATGGCCGGGCCGCTGCGCAAATGGCGCTTCGCGGCGCACCCCGATTTCGCGCATCTGATGTGA
- a CDS encoding GFA family protein yields MADRITGRCKCGQVTYEGTRLDAASFRCHCRDCQQLTGTGHADMLPLSLEGFSVSDACKIFEMEGGSGQPTYSGFCPECGAQILRRSARMSDRVYVHAGSLDDPSAYAPDRSIYDGAAQPWDTGSIIDRS; encoded by the coding sequence ATGGCGGATCGGATCACGGGGCGGTGCAAATGCGGGCAGGTGACGTATGAGGGCACGCGGCTCGACGCGGCGAGCTTTCGATGCCATTGCCGCGATTGTCAGCAACTGACTGGCACGGGACATGCGGACATGCTGCCCCTGTCGCTGGAAGGCTTCTCGGTCAGCGATGCGTGCAAGATCTTCGAGATGGAAGGCGGCTCCGGCCAGCCGACCTATAGCGGCTTCTGCCCGGAATGCGGGGCGCAGATCCTGCGGCGGAGCGCGCGGATGTCGGACCGGGTCTATGTGCATGCGGGATCGCTGGATGATCCGAGCGCTTATGCGCCGGACCGCTCGATCTATGACGGCGCGGCGCAGCCCTGGGACACGGGGTCGATCATCGATAGGTCGTAG
- a CDS encoding VOC family protein → MPTIAQPVIALPVPDVPEAQAWYRDHLGFEIRWYHEGGRIGGVAHGEAAIFLRESKGKIQPNILWIFCADVDAVHADLTARGAPITGPVGDTPWDLREFTVTDPQGHELNFFHDI, encoded by the coding sequence ATGCCCACGATCGCTCAACCCGTTATCGCCTTGCCCGTGCCGGACGTGCCGGAGGCGCAGGCCTGGTATCGCGACCATCTGGGGTTCGAGATCCGATGGTATCACGAGGGCGGCCGCATCGGTGGCGTCGCCCATGGCGAGGCGGCGATATTCCTGCGGGAAAGCAAGGGCAAGATCCAGCCCAACATCCTGTGGATCTTCTGCGCGGATGTGGACGCGGTGCATGCGGACCTGACGGCGCGCGGCGCGCCGATCACAGGGCCCGTGGGGGACACGCCGTGGGATTTGCGGGAGTTTACCGTAACGGACCCCCAGGGTCACGAGCTGAATTTCTTCCACGATATCTGA
- a CDS encoding DUF2783 domain-containing protein, which produces MILNTDPNIPDPDGFYDELLATHQGLTKDQSDALNARLILILANHVGDRDILRAALEAAQNG; this is translated from the coding sequence ATGATTCTCAACACCGATCCCAACATCCCCGATCCCGACGGCTTCTACGATGAGTTGCTCGCTACGCATCAAGGCCTGACCAAGGATCAATCCGACGCGCTGAACGCGCGGCTCATCCTGATCCTCGCCAACCATGTCGGCGACCGGGACATCCTGCGCGCCGCCCTGGAGGCGGCTCAGAACGGCTGA
- a CDS encoding FAD-dependent oxidoreductase, with protein MVGATYALAHELYPYDPVTARAGHHPVVIIGGGPIGVATGLDLAQKGTPALILDDHDGVGQGSRAICFAKRTLEIADRLGAGRDMVDKGVVWNVGRVFHGPQEVFNFNLLPEDGHKNPAFINLQQPYFEKFLIDALRRAEAAGQPIEIRGRNVVTGLTQSGNHVTLDIDTPDGPYQLTADYVIACDGARSPTRQMMGLSFDGRVFEDNFLIADVRMTADFPTERWFWFEPPLAEAPQSALLHKQPDDVWRIDFQLGWDIDREAELDPAKIRHRIDEFLPDGTEYELVWTSIYTFQCRRMDHFRHGRVMFAGDAAHQVSPFGARGANSGIQDADNLAWKLDLVLKGLAPDTLLDTYDAERAHGADENILNSTRATDFLTPKSEMSKIFRNAVLTLARDHPFARPMVNSGRLSVPCTYDDLPLNTPDGLPDGPARTRPGAPCPDAPLVEGYLLDRLPGRFTLLALDMDAPDIATALPFGTLTLSGADLTDALRARYLGDAPRALYLIRPDQHVAARWPSADAAAIQAALAKATSQP; from the coding sequence ATGGTCGGCGCAACCTATGCCCTCGCCCACGAACTCTACCCCTATGACCCCGTCACCGCGCGCGCCGGCCACCACCCGGTCGTAATCATCGGCGGCGGCCCCATTGGCGTGGCGACCGGCCTCGACCTGGCGCAGAAAGGCACGCCTGCCCTGATCCTTGATGACCACGACGGCGTGGGCCAGGGTTCCCGCGCGATCTGCTTCGCCAAACGCACGCTGGAAATCGCCGACCGCCTCGGCGCGGGTCGCGACATGGTCGACAAGGGGGTCGTGTGGAACGTGGGCCGGGTGTTCCATGGCCCGCAGGAGGTCTTCAATTTCAACCTCCTGCCCGAAGACGGCCACAAGAATCCCGCCTTCATCAACCTCCAGCAACCCTATTTCGAGAAGTTCCTGATCGACGCGCTCCGCCGGGCGGAGGCGGCCGGTCAACCGATCGAGATCCGGGGCCGCAATGTCGTGACCGGCCTGACCCAGTCGGGCAATCACGTCACGCTCGACATCGACACGCCGGACGGTCCCTATCAACTGACCGCCGATTACGTCATCGCGTGCGACGGGGCCCGCTCGCCCACGCGGCAGATGATGGGGTTGAGCTTCGATGGCCGCGTCTTCGAGGATAACTTCCTCATCGCCGATGTCCGCATGACAGCCGATTTCCCCACCGAACGCTGGTTCTGGTTCGAGCCGCCGCTGGCCGAAGCCCCGCAATCGGCGCTCCTGCACAAGCAGCCCGACGATGTCTGGCGCATCGACTTCCAGCTTGGCTGGGACATCGACCGCGAAGCGGAACTCGACCCTGCGAAAATCCGTCACCGCATCGACGAATTCCTGCCCGACGGCACGGAATACGAGCTGGTCTGGACCTCCATCTACACGTTCCAATGCCGCCGGATGGACCACTTCCGCCATGGCCGCGTGATGTTCGCCGGCGACGCCGCGCACCAGGTCTCTCCCTTCGGCGCGCGGGGGGCGAATTCCGGCATTCAGGACGCCGACAACCTCGCGTGGAAACTGGATCTGGTCCTCAAAGGCCTCGCCCCCGACACCCTGCTCGACACCTACGACGCCGAGCGCGCCCACGGGGCGGACGAAAACATCCTGAACTCCACCCGCGCCACGGACTTCCTGACGCCGAAATCCGAGATGTCGAAGATCTTCCGCAACGCGGTGCTGACGCTCGCGCGCGACCATCCCTTCGCGCGACCCATGGTCAATTCCGGCCGCCTCTCCGTGCCCTGCACCTATGATGACCTGCCGCTCAACACGCCTGACGGATTGCCGGACGGCCCCGCGCGCACCCGCCCAGGCGCGCCCTGCCCCGACGCGCCGCTCGTGGAAGGCTACCTGCTCGACCGCCTGCCGGGGCGCTTCACGCTTCTCGCGCTCGATATGGATGCGCCCGACATCGCCACCGCGCTGCCCTTCGGCACGCTTACCCTGAGCGGTGCGGACCTGACCGATGCCCTCCGCGCGCGTTACCTGGGCGACGCGCCCCGCGCGCTCTACCTCATCCGGCCCGACCAGCACGTCGCGGCGCGCTGGCCCTCCGCCGATGCCGCCGCGATCCAAGCCGCCCTTGCCAAAGCCACGAGCCAGCCATGA
- a CDS encoding HdeD family acid-resistance protein gives MSDATFDARSGAPEPVDPVVARAEATDDDAQGSADRPNLNWKWMLFAGIVYLIGGFVAFLNPFVASLVANGLFAAAFLVGGAIAMWLAFKNEDGTTGGRLLGGLGGLLAVIFAVALWANPLAGLLSLTLTVAAFLLVMGVVRIWIGVRMREREGWGWIVASGVLTAVLGVMIFATLPASSLTILGLFLGVELTFAGVAHVATAWAARKGETA, from the coding sequence ATGTCTGATGCAACCTTTGATGCGCGCTCCGGCGCGCCCGAGCCGGTGGACCCGGTCGTCGCCCGCGCGGAGGCGACGGACGATGACGCGCAAGGATCAGCCGACCGTCCCAACCTGAACTGGAAATGGATGCTGTTCGCCGGGATCGTGTACCTGATCGGCGGCTTCGTGGCCTTCCTGAACCCGTTCGTCGCGTCGCTCGTGGCCAATGGCCTGTTCGCGGCCGCGTTCCTGGTCGGCGGTGCCATCGCGATGTGGCTGGCGTTCAAGAACGAGGACGGGACCACGGGCGGGCGGCTTCTGGGGGGCCTTGGCGGATTGCTTGCCGTGATCTTCGCCGTGGCGTTGTGGGCCAATCCGCTGGCGGGGCTGCTGTCGCTGACGCTGACTGTTGCGGCATTCCTGCTTGTGATGGGCGTCGTGCGGATCTGGATCGGCGTGCGGATGCGGGAGCGTGAAGGCTGGGGCTGGATCGTGGCGTCGGGCGTGCTGACGGCCGTCCTGGGCGTGATGATCTTCGCGACCCTGCCCGCATCCTCCCTCACCATCCTGGGGTTGTTCCTGGGCGTGGAGCTGACATTCGCCGGGGTCGCCCATGTGGCGACGGCCTGGGCTGCGCGCAAGGGCGAAACCGCCTGA
- a CDS encoding MBL fold metallo-hydrolase, with amino-acid sequence MAKAFASQGDMTEKTITFDEIGDGLYAFTAEGDPNSGVIIGDDSVMIVEAQATPRLAQKVIDCVRTVTDKPISHLVLTHYHAVRVLGASAYGADQIIMSDTARAMVVERGQEDWDSEFQRFPRLFEGHESIPGLTWPTTTFSDAMSVYLGNRRVDIGHVGRAHTGGDAVIHVPDANVLFTGDIVEDHSACYCGDGHFADWGDTLDNIAAFQPDAIAPGRGAALIGEDAVARAIASTRDFVDSTYAPAARVAARNGSLKEAWDAVRAECDPKFSDYAIYEHCLPFNVARAYDEARGLDHPRIWTAERDIEMWEALQG; translated from the coding sequence ATGGCCAAAGCCTTCGCCTCCCAAGGCGACATGACCGAAAAGACAATCACCTTCGATGAAATCGGCGACGGGCTCTATGCCTTCACCGCCGAGGGCGATCCCAATTCCGGCGTCATCATCGGCGACGACAGCGTGATGATCGTGGAGGCGCAGGCCACGCCCCGCCTTGCCCAGAAGGTGATCGACTGCGTGCGCACCGTCACCGACAAGCCGATCAGCCACCTGGTGCTGACCCATTACCACGCCGTCCGCGTCCTCGGTGCGTCGGCCTATGGCGCGGACCAGATCATCATGTCCGACACCGCGCGCGCCATGGTGGTGGAGAGGGGCCAAGAGGATTGGGACAGCGAATTCCAGCGTTTCCCGCGCCTCTTCGAGGGGCATGAAAGCATCCCCGGCCTCACCTGGCCCACCACCACCTTCTCGGACGCGATGAGCGTCTATCTCGGCAACCGCCGCGTCGACATCGGCCATGTGGGCCGCGCCCATACCGGAGGCGACGCGGTCATCCACGTCCCCGATGCAAATGTGCTGTTTACCGGCGACATCGTGGAGGATCACTCCGCCTGCTATTGCGGCGATGGTCACTTCGCCGATTGGGGTGACACGCTCGACAATATCGCGGCCTTCCAGCCCGACGCCATCGCGCCCGGTCGCGGGGCCGCGCTGATCGGTGAGGACGCGGTTGCCCGCGCCATCGCCTCCACCCGCGATTTCGTTGACAGCACCTACGCACCCGCCGCCCGGGTCGCGGCCCGAAACGGCTCGCTGAAGGAGGCCTGGGACGCCGTGCGCGCCGAATGCGACCCGAAATTCAGCGATTACGCGATCTACGAGCATTGCCTGCCCTTCAACGTCGCCCGCGCCTATGACGAGGCGCGCGGCCTCGACCACCCCCGCATCTGGACAGCGGAACGCGATATCGAGATGTGGGAGGCGTTGCAGGGATAG
- the fahA gene encoding fumarylacetoacetase: MSDLIKSWLPSANAPETEFPLNNLPYGVFSVDDGDLRCGVAIGDRIVDATGLEAAGHLRPDPDADVLDAPYWNDFMELGPAVWEAYRLALTAILAEGASDDVQDLITTFSVPMAQATLHMPFRVAEYTDFYAGRHHATNVGTMFRGAENALPPNWLHIPIGYNGRASSVVVSGTDIRRPWGQLKAPNDDAPRWAPSARFDIELELGAIVGLPSDGPLSVDRAFEHIFGYVLLNDWSARDIQAWEYQPLGPFQAKATATTISPWIVTAAALAPFRIPTPPRETPLLPHLADTSPMNHDIALSVTLNGETIAETNANELYYSAAQQLTHHTSAGCPMRAGDLLGSGTISGPEKHQRGSLLELSWGGKEPLETASGPRSFIEDGDTLALHGAAQGDGYRIGFGPCTGTVLPASDDPLAP; encoded by the coding sequence ATGTCCGACCTGATCAAAAGCTGGCTCCCCTCCGCCAACGCGCCCGAGACGGAGTTTCCCCTCAACAACCTGCCCTATGGCGTCTTCTCGGTGGATGACGGGGACCTGCGCTGCGGCGTGGCCATCGGGGACCGGATCGTGGACGCCACGGGGCTGGAGGCAGCAGGCCACCTGCGCCCGGACCCCGACGCCGACGTGCTGGACGCGCCCTACTGGAACGATTTCATGGAACTGGGCCCCGCCGTGTGGGAGGCCTATCGCCTGGCACTCACCGCGATCCTTGCCGAGGGGGCGAGCGATGACGTGCAGGACCTCATCACAACCTTCTCCGTGCCAATGGCGCAAGCCACCCTGCACATGCCGTTCCGTGTGGCCGAATACACCGATTTCTACGCGGGCCGTCACCACGCCACCAATGTCGGCACCATGTTCCGGGGCGCGGAGAATGCGCTGCCGCCCAACTGGCTGCACATCCCCATCGGCTACAATGGCCGCGCCTCCTCCGTCGTCGTCTCCGGCACCGATATCCGCAGGCCCTGGGGGCAGTTGAAGGCCCCCAATGACGATGCGCCCCGGTGGGCCCCGTCCGCGCGCTTCGATATCGAACTGGAACTGGGTGCCATCGTGGGCCTGCCCTCCGACGGCCCGCTGAGCGTCGATCGCGCGTTCGAGCATATCTTCGGATACGTCCTTCTGAACGACTGGTCCGCCCGCGACATCCAGGCTTGGGAATACCAGCCTCTGGGTCCGTTCCAGGCCAAGGCCACCGCCACGACCATCAGCCCCTGGATCGTCACCGCCGCGGCACTCGCGCCCTTCCGTATCCCCACACCGCCCCGCGAAACGCCGCTTCTTCCGCACCTGGCCGACACGTCGCCCATGAACCACGACATCGCGCTCAGCGTCACCCTGAACGGAGAGACGATTGCCGAGACCAACGCCAACGAGCTTTACTATTCCGCCGCTCAGCAACTGACCCACCACACCAGCGCCGGTTGCCCGATGCGCGCGGGCGATCTGCTCGGCTCCGGCACCATCTCCGGCCCCGAAAAACACCAGCGTGGGTCGCTGCTGGAACTGTCATGGGGCGGGAAGGAGCCGCTGGAGACCGCCTCCGGCCCCCGCTCGTTCATCGAGGATGGCGACACGTTGGCGCTGCACGGTGCGGCGCAAGGCGACGGCTACCGGATCGGCTTCGGCCCCTGCACCGGCACGGTGCTGCCCGCCTCCGACGATCCACTTGCCCCCTGA
- the maiA gene encoding maleylacetoacetate isomerase: MILYSYWRSTTSYRVRAALNLKGVPYETRAVDLVAGDQTTPDYLALNPGGGVPALRLDDGTILTQSLAIIDYLDATFPEPPMLSGDTTTRAGQLAVALSVATDIHPVNNLRVIGQLKARFNASPDDAKAWMQHWMAEGFTATEALLPDTPAPFSFGDAPTLPDLCITAQAYNAHRWGLDLAPFPKIARVESACLANPAIAAAAPERQPDAAPPP, from the coding sequence ATGATCCTCTATTCCTACTGGCGCTCCACCACCTCCTACCGCGTCCGCGCGGCGCTGAATCTCAAGGGCGTCCCTTACGAGACGCGCGCGGTCGATCTGGTGGCGGGCGATCAGACGACGCCCGATTACCTCGCCCTCAATCCCGGCGGCGGTGTCCCGGCCCTGCGTCTCGACGATGGCACGATCCTGACCCAAAGCCTCGCCATCATCGACTATCTCGACGCGACCTTCCCCGAGCCGCCGATGCTGTCGGGCGACACCACCACGCGGGCGGGCCAGCTTGCCGTGGCGCTCTCGGTGGCCACCGATATCCATCCGGTCAACAATCTGCGCGTGATCGGTCAGCTCAAGGCCCGTTTCAACGCCTCCCCCGACGACGCGAAGGCGTGGATGCAGCACTGGATGGCCGAAGGCTTCACCGCGACGGAGGCGCTTCTGCCCGACACGCCCGCGCCGTTTTCCTTTGGCGACGCGCCCACGCTGCCGGACCTTTGCATCACCGCGCAGGCCTACAATGCGCATCGCTGGGGCCTCGACCTCGCGCCGTTCCCCAAGATCGCCCGGGTGGAGTCTGCCTGCCTCGCAAACCCGGCCATCGCCGCCGCCGCGCCCGAACGCCAACCCGATGCGGCCCCGCCGCCCTGA
- a CDS encoding DUF1428 domain-containing protein: MPHIDGFVIPVKSARKAEYVAMAQRMIDLYRKHGATRCVEAWGEGIDHGARTSFPRAVEAAQDEAIVFSWMEFPDKATSDAAHQAVWSDPEMDAMMQTDLIDGKRMIFGGFETVLDVR, encoded by the coding sequence ATGCCCCATATCGACGGCTTCGTGATCCCCGTGAAATCCGCCCGCAAGGCGGAGTATGTGGCGATGGCGCAGCGCATGATCGACCTGTACCGCAAGCACGGCGCAACCCGCTGCGTGGAGGCGTGGGGCGAAGGGATCGACCACGGCGCGCGCACTTCCTTTCCCCGCGCGGTCGAAGCGGCGCAGGACGAGGCGATCGTGTTCTCCTGGATGGAATTTCCCGACAAGGCCACAAGCGACGCCGCGCACCAGGCCGTCTGGTCAGACCCCGAGATGGACGCGATGATGCAGACCGATCTGATCGACGGAAAACGCATGATCTTCGGCGGGTTCGAAACGGTCCTGGACGTCCGATGA